Proteins encoded within one genomic window of Carassius carassius chromosome 22, fCarCar2.1, whole genome shotgun sequence:
- the LOC132099231 gene encoding gastrula zinc finger protein XlCGF57.1-like isoform X1 — MAFIKEEKEEVKIEETFRVKHEETEEQTDLLSLNKESQELNEIKHDFMKLEKVLHTENTSSPNRAQKTKWNNYFTCQECGKRFTQKGKLEKHMEIHSGEKPFTCQECGKSFNQNIHLQTHMIDHNKEKPFTCPECGRCFNHKHNLKVHMIIHFGEKPFICQKCGKSFSQTLYLQTHMLVHNKEKPFACQECGSSFNYKHNLKAHMRIHSGEKTFTCKQCGKSFNQNIHLKTHMLVHDKEKTFTCQECGRSFNHKHNLKAHMRIHSGEKTFTCKQCGKSFNQNIHLKTHMLVHNEEKPFTCQECGRCFNHKHNLKAHMRIHTGEKPYTCDKCGKSFTHKYSCDVHMRIHTGEKPYKCVQCGNGFSSKGNFIAHMRVHTGEKPYTCQCGKSFKQKITLQNHMRVHTGEKLFPCLQCEKRFTYKKDLKRHLQTHFSKK, encoded by the exons AtggcgtttattaaagaggagaaagAAGAAgtgaagattgaagaaacattcagagtcaaacatgaagagacggaggaacaaacag ATCTGTTGTCGCTGAACAAGGAGAGCCAAGAactgaatgaaataaaacatgatttcatgAAATTAGAAAAAGTCTTACACACTGAAAATACTTCCTCTCCAAATAGAGCTCAGAAAACCAAATGGAACAATTATTTCACCTGCCAAGAGTGTGGAAAGAGATTCACTcaaaaaggaaaacttgaaaaacACATGGAAATTCACTCTGGAGAGAAGCCGTTCACCTGCCAagagtgtggaaagagcttcaaCCAAAACATACACCTACAAACACACATGATAGATCACAACAAAGAGAAGCCATTCACCTGCCCAGAGTGTGGAAggtgttttaatcataaacataaccttaaagtccacatgaTAATTCACtttggagagaagcctttcatctGCCAaaagtgtggaaagagcttcagccAAACCCTATACCTACAAACACACATGCTAGTTCACAACAAAGAGAAGCCATTCGCCTGCCAAGAGTGTGGAAGTAGTTTTAATTATAAACATAACCTCAAAGCCCACATGAGAATTCATTCTGGAGAGAAGACGTTCACCtgcaaacagtgtggaaagagcttcaaCCAAAACATACACCTTAAAACACACATGCTAGTTCACGACAAAGAGAAGACATTCACCTGCCAAGAGTGTGGAAGGAGTTTTAATCATAAACATAACCTCAAAGCCCACATGAGAATTCATTCTGGAGAGAAGACGTTCACCtgcaaacagtgtggaaagagcttcaaCCAAAACATACACCTTAAAACACACATGCTAGTTCACAATGAAGAGAAGCCATTCACCTGCCAAGAGTGTGGAAggtgttttaatcataaacataACCTCAAagcccacatgagaattcacactggagagaagccttacacgtGTGAtaaatgtggaaagagtttcactcatAAGTATAGCTGTGAcgtccacatgagaattcacactggagagaagccttacaaaTGTGTTCAGTGCGGAAATGGTTTCAGCTCTAAAGGAAACTTTATTgcccacatgagagttcacactggagaaaaaccatACACATgtcagtgtggaaaaagtttcaaaCAGAAAATAACACTTCAAaatcacatgagagttcacactggagagaagcttTTCCCGTGTCTTCAGTGTGAGAAGAGATTCACTTATAAAAAAGACTTGAAGCGTCATTTGCAAACACATTTTAGCAAGAAATAG
- the LOC132099231 gene encoding gastrula zinc finger protein XlCGF8.2DB-like isoform X2 has translation MKLEKVLHTENTSSPNRAQKTKWNNYFTCQECGKRFTQKGKLEKHMEIHSGEKPFTCQECGKSFNQNIHLQTHMIDHNKEKPFTCPECGRCFNHKHNLKVHMIIHFGEKPFICQKCGKSFSQTLYLQTHMLVHNKEKPFACQECGSSFNYKHNLKAHMRIHSGEKTFTCKQCGKSFNQNIHLKTHMLVHDKEKTFTCQECGRSFNHKHNLKAHMRIHSGEKTFTCKQCGKSFNQNIHLKTHMLVHNEEKPFTCQECGRCFNHKHNLKAHMRIHTGEKPYTCDKCGKSFTHKYSCDVHMRIHTGEKPYKCVQCGNGFSSKGNFIAHMRVHTGEKPYTCQCGKSFKQKITLQNHMRVHTGEKLFPCLQCEKRFTYKKDLKRHLQTHFSKK, from the coding sequence atgAAATTAGAAAAAGTCTTACACACTGAAAATACTTCCTCTCCAAATAGAGCTCAGAAAACCAAATGGAACAATTATTTCACCTGCCAAGAGTGTGGAAAGAGATTCACTcaaaaaggaaaacttgaaaaacACATGGAAATTCACTCTGGAGAGAAGCCGTTCACCTGCCAagagtgtggaaagagcttcaaCCAAAACATACACCTACAAACACACATGATAGATCACAACAAAGAGAAGCCATTCACCTGCCCAGAGTGTGGAAggtgttttaatcataaacataaccttaaagtccacatgaTAATTCACtttggagagaagcctttcatctGCCAaaagtgtggaaagagcttcagccAAACCCTATACCTACAAACACACATGCTAGTTCACAACAAAGAGAAGCCATTCGCCTGCCAAGAGTGTGGAAGTAGTTTTAATTATAAACATAACCTCAAAGCCCACATGAGAATTCATTCTGGAGAGAAGACGTTCACCtgcaaacagtgtggaaagagcttcaaCCAAAACATACACCTTAAAACACACATGCTAGTTCACGACAAAGAGAAGACATTCACCTGCCAAGAGTGTGGAAGGAGTTTTAATCATAAACATAACCTCAAAGCCCACATGAGAATTCATTCTGGAGAGAAGACGTTCACCtgcaaacagtgtggaaagagcttcaaCCAAAACATACACCTTAAAACACACATGCTAGTTCACAATGAAGAGAAGCCATTCACCTGCCAAGAGTGTGGAAggtgttttaatcataaacataACCTCAAagcccacatgagaattcacactggagagaagccttacacgtGTGAtaaatgtggaaagagtttcactcatAAGTATAGCTGTGAcgtccacatgagaattcacactggagagaagccttacaaaTGTGTTCAGTGCGGAAATGGTTTCAGCTCTAAAGGAAACTTTATTgcccacatgagagttcacactggagaaaaaccatACACATgtcagtgtggaaaaagtttcaaaCAGAAAATAACACTTCAAaatcacatgagagttcacactggagagaagcttTTCCCGTGTCTTCAGTGTGAGAAGAGATTCACTTATAAAAAAGACTTGAAGCGTCATTTGCAAACACATTTTAGCAAGAAATAG